The proteins below are encoded in one region of Methanofollis aquaemaris:
- a CDS encoding DUF7289 family protein, with amino-acid sequence MKAFHIKNEEGVSEAIGFIIIFGLVMTGIALITLYGYPMLLQQQSNADVRNMEQTMVVLQNDIKSLCYKNVPYKETALQVAGGVLAVENVTKTGSWLNITASGNTMSFPTGMLIYTADSQDATIALENGAVIRAQTGGSSMIAEPRWYVDNNNGKKTFVINLVALNASTEMFRNGMGTVRMKLSSSNVSSLTPSDGNVQATYTGEFSKAWENYLNGTLKMTKSGNTYTLDGVDKLIIKKYEVEVLGI; translated from the coding sequence ATGAAAGCATTTCACATCAAGAATGAGGAGGGCGTCTCGGAGGCGATCGGGTTCATCATCATCTTCGGACTGGTGATGACCGGGATCGCCCTGATCACCCTGTACGGCTATCCGATGCTCCTGCAACAGCAGAGCAACGCCGACGTGCGCAACATGGAACAGACGATGGTGGTGCTCCAGAACGACATCAAGAGCCTCTGCTACAAGAACGTCCCCTACAAAGAGACCGCCCTCCAGGTGGCCGGCGGGGTGCTCGCTGTGGAGAATGTCACCAAGACAGGATCGTGGCTGAACATCACAGCAAGTGGGAATACAATGTCCTTCCCCACAGGGATGCTGATCTACACCGCAGACTCCCAGGATGCCACCATCGCCCTGGAGAATGGGGCGGTTATCCGGGCGCAGACCGGGGGATCTTCGATGATCGCCGAGCCGCGGTGGTATGTCGATAATAACAACGGCAAGAAGACCTTTGTCATCAACCTCGTCGCCCTGAACGCGAGCACCGAGATGTTCAGGAACGGGATGGGAACGGTGCGGATGAAACTGAGTAGTTCCAATGTTTCGTCCCTGACCCCATCTGACGGAAACGTGCAGGCCACCTACACCGGAGAGTTCTCGAAGGCCTGGGAGAACTATCTCAACGGCACCCTGAAGATGACAAAGAGCGGGAACACCTACACCCTCGACGGTGTCGACAAACTGATCATCAAAAAATATGAGGTCGAGGTGCTCGGTATCTGA
- the hmgA gene encoding hydroxymethylglutaryl-CoA reductase (NADPH): MDDALARLKKGTLKLYALEKELPPEEAVRVRRNFVEGESGADLAALGSFSIGIDRVVRRNIENMIGAVQIPVGVAGPVRVNGEYAAGEYYLPLATTEGALVASANRGTSAITKAGGADVRVVRDGMTRAPVFAARDIVHAKEVADWATAHFADLTAAAEKTTSRGKLLSVTPYVTGTSVFLRCAYDTKDAMGMNMATIATAEIADLVEAETGARLIALSGNMCTDKKPAAINLIEGRGKTVVAGVRLSDDLIRTVFKTDAATMVEVNYRKNLIGSARAGALGFNAHAANLVAAMYLACGQDPAHVVEGSSAITTVEATEDGGVYVSVTLPAVQVGTVGGGTGIDTQAACLRLLGVAGGGEPEGANAKAFAELVGVGVLAGELSLLGALAAHHLARAHKELGRG; this comes from the coding sequence ATGGATGATGCTCTTGCAAGACTAAAAAAAGGAACCCTCAAACTCTACGCCCTGGAAAAGGAACTCCCCCCCGAAGAGGCCGTCAGGGTGCGGCGGAACTTTGTCGAGGGAGAGAGCGGGGCCGACCTGGCGGCCCTCGGTTCCTTCTCCATCGGCATCGACCGGGTGGTCAGGCGAAACATCGAGAACATGATCGGGGCGGTCCAGATCCCGGTCGGGGTGGCCGGGCCGGTCCGGGTGAACGGCGAGTACGCCGCAGGTGAGTATTACCTCCCGCTCGCCACCACCGAGGGGGCGCTCGTCGCCTCGGCCAACCGAGGAACCTCGGCGATCACGAAGGCCGGCGGGGCCGACGTCAGGGTGGTCAGGGACGGGATGACCAGAGCGCCGGTCTTTGCGGCCCGCGACATCGTGCACGCAAAAGAAGTCGCCGACTGGGCGACTGCACACTTTGCCGACCTCACCGCGGCTGCGGAGAAGACCACCTCACGGGGCAAACTCCTCTCGGTCACTCCCTACGTCACCGGGACCAGCGTCTTCCTCCGTTGCGCCTACGACACCAAGGACGCGATGGGGATGAACATGGCGACCATCGCCACCGCCGAGATCGCCGACCTCGTCGAGGCCGAGACCGGGGCGCGGCTCATCGCCCTCTCGGGCAACATGTGCACGGACAAGAAACCGGCGGCGATCAACCTCATCGAGGGACGGGGCAAGACCGTCGTCGCAGGGGTCCGTCTCTCCGACGACCTGATCCGCACGGTCTTCAAGACCGACGCGGCGACCATGGTCGAGGTCAACTACCGCAAGAACCTCATCGGCTCCGCCCGCGCCGGGGCGCTGGGCTTCAACGCCCACGCCGCCAACCTCGTCGCCGCCATGTATCTCGCCTGCGGGCAGGACCCGGCACATGTCGTCGAGGGGAGCAGTGCGATCACCACCGTCGAGGCAACCGAAGACGGCGGCGTTTACGTCTCGGTCACCCTCCCCGCCGTCCAGGTGGGGACGGTCGGCGGCGGGACCGGGATCGATACCCAGGCGGCGTGCCTCCGTCTCCTCGGGGTGGCGGGCGGCGGCGAGCCTGAAGGAGCGAACGCAAAGGCCTTCGCCGAACTGGTGGGCGTCGGCGTGCTTGCCGGAGAACTCTCACTCCTCGGAGCCCTGGCCGCTCATCATCTTGCGCGGGCGCATAAGGAACTCGGGCGCGGATAA
- a CDS encoding DUF3883 domain-containing protein: MPSPEVNLSYPLFHQRCLQLNEAILKKSGQPFFSFEEGLPRDWENYKKKVCEEGRKRLAVDEWTEDEIGSGQIIRRLIAAIEIDIPNTDTTNNLIESGKRYGEQTRSHRSLYEALHDPGVTRSYEQLIYDLFKEKIPRDRAFQGFIDHAGKIYDYIAYVFFLYRPERYAPIKTTHFDRAFSMMGIPLKTARKCSWENYQAYLAALREVKKALELDGFVDVSLIHAHSFCWMLEHLVKETSGDLISIPLPEEVKVLGPVPTDRKNRDPDQNRRTPNGPIDYEAQHRKNIFLGRCAEYIAFRAEIRRLEMAGRPDLAEQVNIVSKNAALGYDIKSYDETGEERYIEVKAISGGNTRHSFYLTQNEWRTCTRLKNYYFYLVSGAKTSEPKIHFFKGSRLTEGHLTPSEYIASIPYARE; this comes from the coding sequence ATGCCATCGCCAGAGGTTAATCTCTCCTATCCGCTCTTCCACCAGCGTTGTCTCCAACTGAATGAGGCCATTCTGAAAAAGTCAGGCCAGCCATTTTTTTCTTTTGAGGAAGGTCTCCCCCGCGACTGGGAGAACTACAAAAAGAAAGTCTGCGAAGAAGGACGGAAACGACTCGCTGTCGATGAATGGACCGAGGACGAGATCGGAAGCGGGCAGATCATCAGAAGACTGATCGCGGCGATCGAGATCGACATCCCCAATACCGACACCACAAACAATCTCATTGAGTCAGGGAAACGGTACGGGGAACAGACCCGCAGTCATCGGTCACTCTATGAGGCGCTGCACGATCCCGGCGTGACGCGTTCCTACGAACAACTCATCTACGATCTCTTCAAAGAAAAGATCCCACGAGACAGAGCATTCCAGGGTTTCATCGACCATGCCGGGAAAATATACGACTATATCGCATATGTCTTCTTTTTATACCGGCCAGAACGCTACGCCCCCATCAAGACCACACACTTCGATCGGGCCTTTTCGATGATGGGCATACCCCTCAAAACGGCGCGAAAATGTTCATGGGAAAACTATCAGGCGTACCTCGCGGCGTTGCGGGAGGTGAAGAAGGCGCTTGAACTGGACGGGTTCGTGGACGTGTCGCTGATCCATGCCCACTCTTTCTGCTGGATGCTGGAACATCTCGTCAAGGAGACATCCGGCGATCTGATCTCGATCCCTCTACCCGAGGAGGTCAAGGTCCTGGGCCCCGTGCCGACCGACCGCAAGAACCGTGACCCTGACCAGAACAGGCGCACGCCGAACGGCCCAATCGATTACGAAGCGCAGCACCGAAAAAACATCTTCCTGGGCCGTTGCGCCGAATACATCGCGTTCCGCGCAGAAATACGCCGCCTGGAGATGGCCGGACGCCCTGATCTTGCAGAGCAGGTGAATATCGTATCAAAGAACGCAGCCCTCGGTTATGACATCAAGTCATACGACGAAACCGGAGAAGAGCGATATATCGAGGTGAAGGCCATCTCAGGTGGCAACACACGCCATTCGTTTTACCTCACTCAGAACGAGTGGAGGACCTGCACACGCCTGAAGAATTATTATTTTTACCTGGTCTCAGGTGCAAAAACTTCAGAACCAAAAATCCATTTTTTCAAGGGGAGCCGCCTGACCGAAGGCCATCTCACGCCCAGCGAATATATCGCATCGATCCCGTACGCCCGGGAGTGA
- a CDS encoding thiolase domain-containing protein produces the protein MRDVAVIGIGCTKFGEWWDRSFRNLFVEAGVSAIEDANLAGEQIDAMYVGNMSAGRFIEQEHIGALIADYAGLASEHIPSTRVEAACASGGLAFREAVISVASGMSNIVVAAGVEKMTDVDTSLSTDALAGAADREWEGFAGATFPGLYAMIANDYIHRYGLTREQLAQVAVKNHYNGARNPIAQFQKEITLSTVTNSTMVADPLRLFDCSPITDGAAAVVVAPLEMAKKFTDTPIKVLATAQASDTIALHDRRDISTMDASVAAGNRAFKMAGLERKDIDFVEVHDCFTIAEICAIEDLGFCKKGEAGKFTEEGATALGGQIPVNTSGGLKSCGHPVGATGIKQVCEAVLQLRGEAGKRQVDGAEIGMTHNVGGTGATVAAHIFGRG, from the coding sequence ATGAGAGATGTAGCAGTAATCGGGATCGGTTGCACCAAATTTGGTGAATGGTGGGACCGTTCCTTCAGGAACCTCTTTGTTGAGGCAGGCGTCAGTGCCATCGAGGACGCAAACCTCGCGGGCGAACAGATCGACGCGATGTACGTCGGCAACATGAGCGCCGGACGGTTTATCGAGCAGGAACACATCGGCGCGCTCATCGCCGACTACGCCGGGCTCGCATCCGAACACATCCCCTCGACCCGTGTCGAGGCGGCCTGTGCCTCGGGCGGCCTGGCCTTCCGCGAGGCGGTCATCTCGGTCGCCTCAGGGATGTCCAACATCGTCGTCGCCGCCGGGGTCGAGAAGATGACCGACGTCGACACCAGCCTCTCCACCGACGCCCTGGCCGGGGCGGCCGACCGCGAGTGGGAGGGCTTTGCCGGGGCGACGTTCCCCGGACTGTATGCGATGATCGCCAACGACTACATCCACCGGTACGGGCTGACCAGAGAGCAGCTCGCCCAGGTGGCGGTGAAGAACCACTACAACGGCGCACGCAACCCCATCGCACAGTTCCAGAAGGAGATCACCCTGAGTACCGTGACCAACTCGACGATGGTCGCCGACCCGCTGCGGCTCTTCGACTGTTCGCCGATCACCGACGGGGCGGCGGCCGTGGTCGTCGCACCGCTGGAGATGGCGAAGAAGTTCACCGACACCCCCATCAAGGTGCTCGCCACCGCGCAGGCCAGCGACACCATCGCGCTCCATGACCGCCGGGACATCTCGACCATGGACGCGAGCGTGGCCGCGGGCAACCGGGCGTTTAAGATGGCCGGGCTCGAACGAAAAGACATCGACTTCGTCGAGGTCCACGACTGTTTCACCATCGCGGAGATCTGCGCCATCGAGGATCTCGGCTTCTGCAAGAAGGGCGAGGCCGGGAAGTTCACCGAAGAGGGCGCCACCGCACTGGGCGGGCAGATCCCGGTGAACACCAGCGGCGGGCTGAAGTCCTGCGGTCACCCGGTCGGTGCGACCGGTATCAAGCAGGTCTGCGAGGCCGTGCTCCAACTCCGCGGCGAGGCCGGGAAGCGGCAGGTCGACGGGGCCGAGATCGGTATGACACACAATGTCGGCGGGACCGGTGCGACGGTCGCCGCGCATATCTTCGGGAGGGGCTGA
- the rimI gene encoding ribosomal protein S18-alanine N-acetyltransferase — MSETRVFLRRAVVADLPAIAAIERESFVDPWNEETFLQALEVWADMFFVAQVGGEVAGFIVGGLEDTGEAVYGHICNFAVAMRYQGQGIGRTLLRRAEQQFAIRLAEGVQLEVRVSNTHAQSFYRKNGYQPVFVVAGYYANGEDAILMMKWFF; from the coding sequence ATGTCTGAGACCAGGGTATTCCTGCGGCGAGCAGTGGTCGCTGACCTCCCCGCCATCGCCGCCATCGAACGGGAGTCCTTTGTCGACCCGTGGAACGAGGAGACCTTCCTCCAGGCGCTGGAGGTCTGGGCCGACATGTTTTTTGTGGCCCAGGTGGGCGGCGAAGTCGCAGGGTTCATTGTCGGTGGCCTGGAGGATACCGGCGAGGCGGTCTACGGCCACATCTGCAACTTTGCCGTGGCGATGAGATATCAGGGGCAAGGGATCGGCCGTACCCTCCTTCGCCGGGCCGAGCAGCAATTCGCCATCCGTCTGGCCGAAGGAGTCCAGCTTGAGGTGCGGGTTTCGAACACCCATGCACAGTCGTTCTATCGGAAAAATGGTTATCAGCCGGTGTTTGTGGTCGCAGGTTATTATGCCAACGGCGAGGACGCCATCCTGATGATGAAGTGGTTTTTTTAG
- the eif1A gene encoding translation initiation factor eIF-1A, which produces MSEGEVVRVRLPNKKNKEMFASADLMLGANHIRVRCFDGTTRVGRIKGKIKKRVWIREGDTLIVVPWDFQAEKCDIIYRYTRPQVDWLRGHGYL; this is translated from the coding sequence GTGAGTGAGGGAGAGGTCGTACGGGTTCGCCTGCCGAACAAAAAGAACAAGGAGATGTTTGCGAGCGCAGACCTGATGCTCGGAGCGAACCACATCCGTGTCCGTTGCTTTGACGGCACCACCCGTGTCGGCAGGATCAAAGGGAAGATCAAGAAGCGCGTCTGGATCCGTGAAGGCGATACTCTGATCGTCGTGCCATGGGACTTCCAGGCTGAAAAGTGCGATATCATCTACCGATATACCCGTCCCCAGGTGGACTGGCTCCGCGGCCACGGATATCTTTGA
- a CDS encoding FmdE family protein, which produces MDCSCPDFDDVVRFHGHLCPGVTFGYRAALIGMERTGATRAPDEEFVAIVENDACGVDAVQVMTGCTVGKGNLILRDVGKNAWTFINRTNGKAVRVASRADVTMDTLDPEFHPLRAKVWSGEATQEEREAYARHLHAVCETIKTRPAEEIFLIRDVAPDVPERARIFRSYTCAKCGELVSEARARLVDGEVLCMPCAGEYTRGW; this is translated from the coding sequence ATGGATTGTTCATGCCCCGACTTTGACGACGTCGTCCGCTTCCACGGCCACCTCTGCCCCGGCGTCACCTTCGGGTACCGGGCCGCCCTCATCGGAATGGAGCGGACCGGTGCGACCCGTGCGCCTGACGAGGAGTTTGTCGCCATCGTGGAGAACGATGCCTGCGGCGTCGACGCCGTCCAGGTGATGACCGGATGCACCGTGGGAAAAGGCAACCTCATTCTCAGGGACGTCGGCAAGAATGCCTGGACCTTCATCAACAGGACGAACGGGAAGGCCGTGCGGGTGGCAAGCAGAGCGGACGTCACGATGGACACCCTCGACCCCGAGTTCCACCCGCTCAGGGCGAAGGTCTGGTCGGGCGAGGCGACGCAGGAGGAGCGGGAGGCATATGCCCGCCACCTCCACGCCGTCTGTGAGACGATCAAGACGCGGCCCGCAGAAGAGATCTTCCTGATCCGGGACGTCGCACCCGACGTGCCGGAGCGGGCCAGGATCTTTCGGTCCTATACCTGTGCGAAGTGCGGCGAGCTGGTCTCCGAGGCGAGGGCGCGGCTCGTCGACGGTGAGGTGCTCTGTATGCCGTGTGCCGGTGAGTACACCCGCGGCTGGTAA
- a CDS encoding Zn-ribbon domain-containing OB-fold protein has product MSVPRFWRKIPQRYNLEGTHCETCGRYFYPPRNLCPDCRREGTIVNHTFKGVGKVVTYSVIRTASDQFSALTPYVLAIVELEEGPRLTAQLVCSPEEVTIGMPVKGVFRKIGAEGESGVIYYGTKFAPM; this is encoded by the coding sequence ATGTCGGTACCACGTTTCTGGAGAAAGATCCCCCAGCGCTATAACCTGGAAGGAACCCACTGCGAGACCTGCGGGCGGTACTTCTATCCGCCCAGGAACCTCTGCCCTGACTGCCGGCGCGAGGGCACGATCGTCAACCACACCTTCAAGGGTGTCGGCAAGGTCGTGACCTACTCGGTGATCAGGACGGCGAGCGACCAGTTCTCGGCCCTGACACCATATGTCCTGGCCATCGTCGAACTCGAAGAAGGCCCGAGGCTGACGGCGCAACTCGTCTGTTCGCCTGAAGAGGTCACGATCGGGATGCCGGTCAAAGGTGTCTTCCGCAAGATCGGCGCCGAGGGCGAGAGCGGGGTCATCTACTATGGGACGAAGTTCGCTCCGATGTGA
- a CDS encoding DUF1015 domain-containing protein, which translates to MVKIYRFSGLRPDRAQAAAIASVPYDVVTTDEAEEILKKNPSSFLRVVRTDALLRDIPADDEKIYETARENLQEMEDQGILRRDEEPSMYLYRVKQGGNLYLGLVACVDVDDYLSDAIKKHEHTRYDKERDRTRHIEATNANTGLIVILYPDEGEIFGYTESILPQGEPDAVVKTENGVVHELFKISDPVSLSYLEDAFSRVPATYIADGHHRARSAVTVAEERRKNGTYEPEDGRFMAILFAHKRVKIHGYSRLVADLGKYTPESFLDALKEQFEVRPYGEIDDTVFKIAPLRKVDGTHVVHMYLGGQWYELSAPVENPDDLTGSLDVSALQKQVLEGMLGITDPRGDPRLQYLGGARPLADLEAKVDSGEFALAFSMQPVDVETVMNIADAGMVMPPKSTWFEPKLLSGLVIHTMGEGKKN; encoded by the coding sequence ATGGTGAAAATATACCGTTTCTCCGGACTGCGGCCGGACCGCGCACAGGCCGCAGCGATCGCCTCGGTGCCGTACGATGTCGTGACGACAGATGAGGCCGAAGAGATCCTCAAGAAAAATCCGAGTTCATTCCTGCGGGTCGTCAGGACCGACGCCCTGCTCAGGGACATCCCGGCCGACGACGAGAAGATCTATGAGACCGCCCGCGAGAACCTCCAGGAGATGGAAGACCAGGGGATCCTCCGCCGCGACGAAGAGCCCTCGATGTACCTGTACCGCGTGAAACAGGGCGGCAACCTCTACCTCGGGCTTGTCGCCTGCGTGGACGTCGACGACTACCTCAGCGACGCCATCAAGAAGCACGAACACACGCGCTACGACAAGGAGCGCGACCGCACGCGGCACATCGAGGCGACGAACGCCAACACCGGTCTGATCGTCATCCTGTACCCGGACGAGGGCGAGATCTTCGGGTACACCGAGTCGATCCTCCCGCAGGGCGAACCCGACGCGGTGGTCAAGACCGAGAACGGCGTGGTCCACGAACTCTTCAAGATCAGCGATCCGGTCAGTCTCAGTTACCTCGAAGACGCCTTCTCCAGGGTGCCGGCCACCTACATCGCCGACGGTCACCACCGGGCGCGGTCCGCGGTGACGGTTGCCGAGGAGCGGAGGAAGAACGGAACCTACGAGCCCGAGGACGGGCGGTTCATGGCCATCCTCTTCGCGCACAAAAGGGTGAAGATCCACGGGTACTCCAGACTGGTCGCGGACCTCGGCAAGTACACTCCCGAGTCCTTCCTCGACGCGCTCAAAGAGCAGTTCGAGGTGCGGCCGTACGGCGAGATCGACGACACGGTCTTCAAGATCGCACCTCTCCGCAAGGTCGACGGGACGCACGTTGTCCACATGTACCTCGGCGGGCAGTGGTACGAACTCTCGGCACCGGTCGAGAACCCCGACGACCTGACCGGTTCCCTCGATGTCTCGGCGCTCCAGAAGCAGGTGCTCGAAGGGATGCTCGGGATCACCGACCCCCGCGGCGACCCCAGGCTCCAGTACCTCGGCGGGGCCAGGCCGCTGGCCGACCTCGAAGCAAAGGTCGACTCCGGCGAGTTCGCCCTTGCCTTCTCGATGCAGCCGGTCGATGTGGAGACGGTGATGAACATCGCCGACGCCGGGATGGTCATGCCCCCGAAGTCGACCTGGTTCGAGCCAAAACTCCTCTCCGGCCTTGTGATCCACACCATGGGCGAGGGGAAGAAAAACTAA
- a CDS encoding hydroxymethylglutaryl-CoA synthase, whose translation MVGIISYGAYIPRFRIKVEEIARVWGDNPKDISGGLGVQEKSVPDLDEDTATIAVEATRNALLRRNVDRDGIGAIYVGSESHPYAVKPTAATVGAAIGATPVMTAADYEFACKAGTAAVQTCMGLVGSDMVTYGIAVGADVAQGAPGDALEYTAAAGGCAMVIGSKDPIAEINHTCSFTTDTPDFWRREGQAYPRHGGRFTGDPGYFKHVQGAARMMLEQRGTEPSDYDYAVFHQPNAKFPSRVAGMLGFTKEQIKPGLVVPRLGNTYSGASMVGLAATLDVAEPGDRIFVTSFGSGAGSDAFDITVTDLIADTTVFDRAAAPSVEKLLENPIYLDYAQYAKHKGKIMVQK comes from the coding sequence ATGGTAGGCATCATCAGTTATGGGGCATATATCCCCAGGTTCAGGATCAAGGTCGAGGAGATCGCCCGGGTCTGGGGGGACAACCCCAAGGACATCTCCGGCGGTCTCGGCGTTCAGGAGAAGTCGGTTCCCGACCTCGACGAAGACACCGCAACCATCGCCGTCGAGGCGACCAGGAACGCACTTCTCAGAAGAAACGTCGACCGCGACGGCATCGGAGCAATCTATGTCGGCTCCGAGTCACACCCGTACGCCGTCAAGCCGACGGCGGCGACCGTCGGAGCGGCCATCGGGGCAACCCCCGTCATGACCGCGGCCGACTACGAGTTCGCATGTAAGGCCGGCACCGCCGCAGTCCAGACCTGCATGGGTCTGGTCGGGAGCGACATGGTGACGTACGGCATCGCCGTCGGCGCCGACGTCGCCCAGGGCGCGCCCGGCGACGCCCTCGAATACACCGCCGCAGCAGGTGGGTGCGCGATGGTCATCGGGTCGAAGGATCCGATCGCCGAGATCAACCACACCTGCTCGTTCACCACCGACACCCCGGACTTCTGGCGCCGCGAAGGGCAGGCGTACCCCCGCCACGGCGGACGGTTCACCGGCGACCCCGGATACTTCAAGCACGTCCAGGGCGCAGCCAGGATGATGCTCGAACAGAGGGGGACAGAACCCTCCGACTACGACTACGCCGTCTTCCACCAGCCGAACGCGAAGTTCCCCTCCCGCGTCGCTGGCATGCTCGGGTTTACGAAAGAACAGATCAAGCCGGGCCTCGTCGTGCCGCGCCTCGGCAACACCTACTCGGGCGCCTCGATGGTCGGACTTGCGGCGACGCTCGACGTCGCCGAACCGGGAGACCGGATCTTCGTCACCTCCTTCGGGTCGGGTGCGGGCAGCGACGCCTTCGACATCACGGTCACCGACCTGATCGCAGACACCACTGTCTTCGACCGGGCGGCGGCGCCTTCGGTGGAGAAACTCCTCGAAAACCCGATCTATCTCGACTATGCACAGTATGCCAAGCACAAGGGTAAGATCATGGTGCAAAAATGA
- a CDS encoding DUF7288 family protein: MVDDSAQLYTIEGFAAAFIILATAYLVGGTTSIYTPGDSHITDMQLEQIGSDVLAVMDTPTTQGADSELVGYVQNWNRAGFNASFWNLLNNRASGTDMLEYEASISYRNAAANTVQNTNFTFSQQPTGYEQAVRVTRLVTVPEDSSRPDGCPLEDHKQVVLLEVLLWRS; the protein is encoded by the coding sequence ATGGTAGACGACTCGGCGCAGCTCTACACCATCGAAGGATTTGCCGCCGCGTTCATCATCCTGGCGACGGCCTACCTCGTCGGCGGGACAACGAGCATCTACACCCCCGGCGACTCGCATATCACCGACATGCAACTCGAACAGATCGGCAGCGACGTCCTGGCGGTGATGGACACGCCGACAACACAGGGGGCCGATAGCGAACTTGTTGGATATGTCCAGAATTGGAACAGAGCCGGTTTTAACGCCAGTTTCTGGAACCTTCTGAACAACCGGGCATCAGGGACAGACATGCTCGAGTACGAGGCTTCAATCTCGTATCGTAATGCCGCCGCCAATACCGTGCAGAACACAAATTTCACCTTCTCACAACAGCCGACCGGTTACGAACAGGCGGTGCGAGTGACGCGGCTGGTGACAGTGCCAGAAGATAGTTCCAGACCAGATGGGTGTCCACTCGAAGACCATAAACAGGTCGTGCTCCTGGAGGTGCTGCTATGGAGAAGTTAG
- a CDS encoding class I SAM-dependent methyltransferase, with protein sequence MEEEERVRRWCLRVEKRRAEEERQVLIAGGLLDRSVRPCADGDDLLLPLIEEMEGAEEALFKPFPRHEDLPRHELVGGIAIMQEEDRAGAARILASRPSLHTVLYPTSAVEGEFRTREFLILAGEETTRTVVTEHGHHFVVDLARAYFSARLSTERHRVCAEMTEGERVVDMFAGVGPFALTLADRASLVVAADLNPAAVSLLCENITKNRKTNVIPVLADAIHLPGVFGRTFDRVIMNLPMESVQFLKAAFALCRPGGTIHFYALVDEEGKYLDAIRAFPVREVRERRVRSYSPAEWHAVYEIVVGE encoded by the coding sequence ATGGAGGAAGAAGAGCGGGTGCGACGGTGGTGTCTGCGGGTGGAGAAACGGCGTGCTGAAGAGGAGCGGCAGGTTCTGATCGCCGGAGGTCTTCTGGACCGGAGTGTGCGGCCCTGTGCCGACGGCGACGATCTCCTTCTCCCGCTTATCGAGGAGATGGAGGGCGCTGAGGAGGCTTTGTTCAAACCCTTCCCCCGGCACGAGGATCTGCCCAGGCACGAACTTGTCGGCGGGATCGCGATCATGCAGGAGGAGGACCGGGCCGGTGCCGCCCGCATCCTCGCCTCCCGCCCCTCGCTCCACACGGTCCTCTACCCCACCTCCGCGGTGGAAGGGGAGTTCAGGACCAGGGAGTTTCTCATCCTCGCCGGCGAGGAGACGACCCGGACGGTGGTCACCGAGCACGGCCATCACTTTGTCGTCGACCTGGCCCGCGCCTATTTCTCGGCCCGCCTCTCCACCGAGCGCCACCGCGTCTGTGCAGAGATGACGGAGGGCGAGCGGGTCGTCGATATGTTTGCGGGCGTCGGGCCCTTCGCCCTCACCCTGGCAGACCGCGCCTCCCTCGTGGTCGCCGCCGACCTCAACCCCGCGGCCGTCTCCCTCCTCTGCGAGAACATCACGAAGAACCGGAAGACCAACGTCATCCCGGTCCTCGCCGACGCCATTCATCTTCCGGGCGTCTTCGGCCGGACCTTCGACCGGGTGATCATGAACCTCCCGATGGAGTCGGTCCAGTTCCTCAAGGCCGCCTTCGCCCTCTGCCGTCCGGGCGGAACGATCCACTTCTATGCGCTGGTGGATGAGGAAGGGAAGTACCTCGATGCGATCCGCGCCTTCCCGGTGAGAGAGGTGCGGGAGCGCCGGGTAAGGAGTTACTCGCCGGCCGAGTGGCATGCGGTGTACGAGATTGTGGTGGGGGAGTGA